In Tsukamurella tyrosinosolvens, the genomic window TCCTGGGCGGCCGTCCCCGACCGCAGATCGGGGTTCTCGTCGGCGGCGCGGGCGAGCCGCCACAGCGTGTCCACGAACACGGCGCGCGGGTGGTCGCCGGCGAAGAGCAACGCCGCCTCTCCCACGTGCGCGACGTCGACCACGACGGTGGCGGTGGGCCGGACCCGCGCCAGGTGCCGGAGCCAGATCCGCAGCACCAGTTCGTCGCCCAGGTTGGGGTGTCCGGCGACGCCGATGAGGTAGACGATCTCGCCGCGCCCGAGCCCGCCGAGCAGCCGCTCCGCGGCCCCCACGGCGCGTCGCGCGGCACCGTCGAGGCGGGCGATCCGCGCCAGCTCCGCCACCGTCCCACGCGTTCCCACGGCCACACGCTACCCAACGCGCGTCCGGCATTCGCTCTGCCGAGCCTGGGACCTCACTGTGAACCTCCGGCGACGCGGTAGGTTCGAGTCCATGCGTGCCTCCCGCCCGACCCTCGCCGTCGTCGCCGCCGTCCTCGCGGCGGGGGCGCTCACCGCCTGCAGCACGCCGGAGGCCTCCGCGGCCTGCCCGACGGGCGCGCCCAGCACGGCGAACTCGCCCGACTGGACCTACCAGGGCCAGACGGGGTCGATCGTGGTCACCGGGCCGACCGACACCGCGTCGCCGCAGATCACCGTCGAGAAGCCCTTCTCCGTGGCGCAGACCCACGTCCAGGCCTTCAACCCGCCCGGCGACGGCGCCGTGGTGGGCGAGGCGGCGACGGTCTCCGTCTGCTACCTGGGCGTGAACGGCCGGACCGGCGAGCGCTTCGACAGCACCTACGACCGCGGCAAGCCCGCCTCCTTCTCCCTGGACGGCGTGATCCCCGGCTTCAAGAAGGCCATCGCCGGGCAGAAGGTCGGCACCTCGGTGGGCGTGGCCATCGCGCCGATGGACGGCTACGTCACCGGCCAGCCCTCCGCCGGCATCCAGGCCGGAGACACGCTGATCTTCGCGATCAAGATCCTCTCCGCCTCGTAGCCGCCAGGCCCGCGAGGCCGCGCCGCCGCGGATTCAGGGATCGCCCTGATGCGCTGCGACGACCGCGCCGCAAGACTGGGATCACCCGATCCCCAGGAGGCGTCATGCGCGTACTGTCCGTCGTCGTCGGAGCCGTCGTGCTCCTCCCCCTCGCGGCGGTCGCCGTGATCCTCGCGGGCATCCGGTTCCGGATCCGCCCGATCCTCGACCTCGTCCGCCGCATCAACCGGGACTTCACCAATCCCCGGTCGATGGGTGACGCCGAGTCCCCCGACTCCACCCGCACCGTCGTGCGGCACGTGGGCCGCCGCAGCGGCAAGTCCTACGAGACCCCCGTGGACGCCTTCGACACCGACCGCGGCACCCTGCTCATCGCCCTGCCGTACGGGCCCGACACGGACTGGGTCCGCAACATCCGCGCGGCGGGCACCGTCGACCTCCTGCGCCGGGGTGCGACGATGACGGCGTCGGAGCCCCGCGTGGTCGCGACCGCCGCGGTGCTGGGTGAGATCCCGGTCGGCGCGCAGCGCACGCTGCGACTGTTCAACGTCGAGAACTGCCTGGAGCTCCGCGTGGCCTGAGCCGGCCCGGACGACGCCGCGCTCAGCCCACGCGGGCGAGCACCGCGCGATGGTCCGCGCCCGGCACCTCGTGCCCGGACACGGAGGCGGCGCCGAGCCCGCGCAGCAGGACGTGGTCGATGCCGACCACCGGCGGGTAGGCCTTGTCCGTCGGGTAGGTCGGCAGCCACCCGGCGCCCGCGAGCTGTCCCGCGTCGCGGTAGCCGCCCGTGAGCAGGCTGCGGAAGCGCACGTGATCGTAGGTGGCGTTGTAGTCGCCCAGGGCGACGACGGGCCTCCCCTCGGGCACGCCCTGCAGGAGGGCCCCGATCCGGCGCAGTTCGGAGTCCCAGGTACCGGCGTCCAGGGGCGGCACGGGATGGAGCGCGAAGAGCTGCACGTCGCCCCGGCCGGGGACGGTGGCGACGGCGGTCAGCGCGTTCATGACGAAGCCGGGGACGACGCCGGTGCTCGTGAGGGGGTGGCGGCTGTAGAGCGCCGTGCCGTCGGCGAGGGCCGCCGACCGCACGAACGAGTGCGGCAGGTCGGTGGCGATGCTCGACGCTCCGATCCGCTGGGCCGCCTCGTCCGTCACCTCGAGGACGGCGAGCACGTCGACGCGGTTGTCGCGCACCAGCTTCGCGAGCGCATCCGTATCGCCCGCACCCACTTGGATGTTCGCGGTCAGCACGGTCAGCGCCTGGCCAGTGGGCGCCGGCTCGCCGCGCCACAGGGGCGCCTGCACCCAGATCCCCGCCGCGGCCACCGCCACTGCCAGCACCAGGCGCAGCAGTGCGCGGACGTACAGCAGGCACACCACGGCGAGAGCGATGCACGCCACCAACAGCACCGGCGAGACCGCGGCGGCCGCGACCGTGATGCGGTCGGTGCCGGGCCAGAAGTGCAGGACGAGAGCCAGGATCGCGCCCAGCAGGGCCGCGGTGCCGACGATGCTCGCCGCCGTCCGGAAGAAGAACCTCATGCGGACATCCTGCCCGCTGCGGCGCTATTCGCCCCAGAAGACCCGGTCGACCACGGCGCGCCCGCGGCGGGTCGTGCGCAGGTAGTCGTCGAGGAAGTCCAGCGAGGTGCCGCGCCAGCCGGCCACGTAGGCCACGTTGGAGAGCACCGCGCCCGGCCCCGGCAGCTGGTCGACGGGCTTGCCGCGCACCAGGAACAGGGCATTACGGGCGCGGGTGGCGGTGAGCCAGGCCGCCCGCAGCAGCTCGACGTCGGCCGCCGGGAGCAGCTCGTTCTCCTCGATGGCGTCGAGCGACTCGAGGGTGGAGGTGTTGCGCAGCGCGGGCACCGCGCTGGCGTGCCGCAGCTGCTCGAGCTGCACCGTCCACTCCACGTCGGAGAGGCCGCCGCGGCCGAGCTTGGTGTGCGTCGCCGGGTCCGCGCCTCGGGGCAGCCGTTCCGAATCGACGCGGGCCTTGATGCGACGCAGCTCGTTGACCGTCGTGGGCGAGACGCCGCCCTCGGGGTACCGCGTCTCGTCGACCAGGTGCAGGAACTCGCGGGCGATGTCCTCGTCGCCGGCCACGTGCGTGGCGCGCAGGAGCGCCTGCACCTCCCACGGCTGCGCCCACTGCTGGTAGTAGGCGCGGTAGGCGGCCAGCGTCCGAACGACGGGGCCGTTGCGGCCCTCGGGGCGCAGGCCCGTGTCGACCTCCAGGCCGGGGTCCACCGACGGTGCGCCGAGCCGCGTCCGCACGGCGTCGGCCACCTGGTTGGCCCAGCGCACGGCGTCGGAGTCCTCGTAGCCCTCGTTCGGCGCGCAGACGAACAGCACGTCGGCGTCGGAGCCGTAACCGATCTCGTGGCCGCCGAGCCGGCCCATGCCGATCACGGCGATCCGCGCAGGCGCGCCGGCCGGATAGGCGCTGCGGCTGGACTCGCGCTCGACCACCGACGTCGCGACCTCGGATACCAGCGCGGCGTCGAGGGCCGCGCCCCACACCGACGACAGGGCCGCGCAGACCTCGGGCACCGTCATCATGCCGAGGATGTCGGCCGAGGCGACGCGGGCGATCTCGCTGCGCCGCATGGCCCGCGCCACGGCGATCGCGCGGTCCCGGTGGTGAGCCCGGCTGACCGCGGCGAGCATCCCGTTGTACACCTCGCGCGGCGAGGGCTCGATGAGCTTGGGGCCGGTGGCGCCGTCCGAGTAGAGGCGGATCACCTCGGGCGAGCGGGCCAGCAGCTCGGCCACGAAGGTCGAGGAGCCGAGCACCGTCATGAGCCGCTGCGCGACGACCGACTCGTCGCGCAGGACCCGCAGGTACCACTCCACATCGCGCAGGTCCTCGGAGAGCTTGCGGTAGTTCAGCAGGCCCGCATCGGGATTCGGGGTCTCACTGAGCCATTCGAGCAGGGTCGGCAGCAGGATCGTCTGGATCCGGCCGCGCCGCGACGAGTCGGCCATCGCCTTGAGGTGCGCCAGCGCGTGCTGCGGCTGGAGGAAGCCGAGGGCGGCGAGTCGCGCGACGATCGCGTCGTCGCTCAGGCTCACCGCGTCCGCGTCGAGGTTCGCGATCGAGTCCAGCAGCGGCCGGTAGAAGAGCTTGGTGTGCAGCCGGCGCACCCGCGCGGATTGCCGCTTGAGCTCGGCCCGCAGCACGCCGGCGGCGTCGCGGTCTCCGTCGGGCCGGATGTGGGCGGCACGCGCGAGCCAGCGCCACGCCTCTTCGTGGTCGGACGGCGGCAGCAGGTGGGTGCGTTCCATGCGGCGCAGCTGCAGCCGGTGCTCCAGCGTGCGGAGGAACTCGTACGACGCGGTGAAGTTCGCGCCGTCGTCGCGGCCGACGTAGCCGCCGACGGTGAGCGCCTCCAGCGCGTCGACGGTGCTCCGCTCGCGCAGCGTCTCGTCGGTGCGGCCGTGCACGAGTTGCAGGAGCTGGACGGCGAACTCGACGTCGCGCAGGCCGCCGCGCCCCAGCTTGAGCTCGCGCTCGCGGAGGTCGGGGGCGATGTTCTCCTCGACCCGGCGGCGCATCTCCTGCACGTCCTGCACGAAGTCCTCGCGCTCGGCGGCCTCCCACACCATCGGGCTCAGGGCGCCGAGGTACTCGTGGCCCAGCTCCAGGTCGCCGGTCTGCGGCCGGGCCTTGAGCAGCGCCTGGAACTCCCAGGTCTTCGCCCACCGCTTGTAGTACGCCACATGCGATTCCAACGTGCGGGTGAGGCTGCCGGCCTTGCCCTCCGGCCGCAGCGCGGCGTCGACGTCGAAGAAGGCGGCGGAGCCGATCCGCATCATCTCGCCCGCGAGTCGGGCCGAGGCGCCGTCGGCGGGCTCGGCCACGAAGATCACGTCCACATCGGAGACGTAGTTCAGCTCCCGGGCGCCGCACTTGCCCATGGCGACCACGGCGAGCCGGCCCTGCGGGTCGGAGTCGGGATGCACGGTGGCGACCGCGACCGACAGAGCGGCGGTGAGCGCCGCGTCGGCGAGGTCGGCGAGGTGGGCGCCCACGAGGGAGAAGGGCAGCGTGGGCTCGTTCTCCACCAGCTCGGCGAGGTCGCGGGCGGCGAGCACCATCACCAGGTCGCGGTAGCCGTCCCGCAGCGCCGCGATCGCTGCGCCGCCGGTGATCGCCGCGCGGTAGAGCAGGTCGTCGTCGCGGCGCCCCGGCACCTTCACGGCGTCGACCGTGGCGAGCATCGCGGTGATCAGGTCGTCACGCGAGCGCAGCGGCGCGGTGTCCCGCAGCAGCCGCCACGAGGCGGGATGGCTGATGAGGTGGTCGCCGAGCGCATCGGAGGCGCCGAGGAGACCGAAGAGCCGGCCGCGGAAGGTCTTGTCGCCACGGATCAGTTCGGCGATCTCCGGCCAGTCGTCGCCCGCGGATTCCCGCAGGCGCACGAGGGCGCGCAGCGTCCAGTCCGGGTCGGCGGCGCGGGAGAGCGCCCAGAGGACGTCAGCGCACTCGGCGTTCGCCCATCCCAGGGATTCGAGGTTCTGTTCGGCGTTGGAGTCCAGGAGGCCCAACCGGCCCGCGCTCGGGCGGCGGACCTCGCGGTTCGTGGGCGGCACCGTCGGCCCCGTCCTACAGCGAGAGGAAGCGGTCGAGCTCGAACGGGGTGACCACCGCGCGGTAGTCGTTCCACTCGGACCACTTGTTGCGTAGGAAGTACTCGAAGACGTGCTCCCCCAGCGTCTCCGCGACCAATTCGCTCTTCTCCATGAGCACGAGGGCGTCGTCGAGGCTGGCGGGCAGGTCCTTGAAGCCCATGGAACGGCGCTCGCGGGCGGTCATCTGCCGCACGTCGTCCTCGGCGGCCTCGGGCAGCTCGTAGCCGCCCTTGATGCCCTCGAGCCCGGCGGCGCAGAGGACCGCGAACGCCAGGTACGGGTTGCACGCCGAATCGGGCGAGCGCACCTCGATGCGGCGGCTGCTCGCCTTGTTCGGGGTGTACAGCGGCACGCGGACCATGGCGGAGCGGTTCGCGGCGCCCCACGTGGCGGCCGTGGGCGCCTCGTCGCCGGTCACCAGGCGCTTGTAGGAGTTCACCCACTGATTGGTGACGGCGGAGATCTCGGGCGCGTGGTGCAGGATGCCCGCGATGAAGGCCTTGCCGGTGGACGAGAGCTGCAACTCGTCGTCGGGGTCGTGGAAGGCGTTGGAGTCGCCCTCGAACAGGCTCATGTGGGTGTGCATGCCCGAGCCCGGGTGGGCCGAGAAGGGCTTCGGCATGAAGGAGGCCTTCACGCCCTCGGTCATCGCGACTTCCTTGACCAGGTAGCGGAAGGTCATCACGTTATCCGCCATGGAGAGCGCGTCCGCGTACCGCAGGTCGATCTCCTGCTGGCCGGGGCCCGCCTCGTGGTGGCTGAACTCGACGGAGATCCCCATCGCCTCGAGGGCCTCGATCGCCTTGCGCCGGAAGTTCGGCGCCGACTCGTGCACGGCCTGGTCGAAGTAGCCGCCGTTGTCGGCGGGGATCGGCATGCCGTGCGGCCCGGACTCCTTCTTCAGGAGGTAGAACTCGATCTCCGGGTGCACGTAGCAGGAGAAGCCGAGATCGGCGGCGCGGTTGAGCTGGCGCCGCAGCACGTGCCGGCTGTCGCCCCAGGACGGCGTCCCGTCGGGCATCGCGATGTCGCAGAACATGCGGACGGAGTGCATCTCCCCGTCGCCGCTGGTCCAGGGCAGCACCTGGAAGGTCGACGGGTCGGGCTTGGCGACGGTGTCCGCCTCCGAGACGCGGGAGAAGCCCTCGATCGAGCTGCCGTCGAAGCCGATCCCCTCGGTGAACGCGCCCTCCAGCTCCGCGGGGGCGATCGCCACGGACTTGAGGAAGCCGAGGACGTCGGTGAACCACAGCCGCACGAAGCGGATGTCCCGTTCCTCGATGGTGCGAAGCACGAACTCCTGCTGCCGGTCCATGGGATCGACCCTAAGCGAGGAGGTGTTAACGGCGTGTTACAACCCGCGAAGGTCGTGGGCCGGTGAACGCCTCCCCCGGGTTCCGGCCGATTCGCACCTGCGAAGGCGATACCGAGTAGCGTGCCGGGCGTGGATGCACCGTTCGCGCGCCTCACCGTCGCCGCCGCCGCGGCCTGCGCCGTCCCCCTCGCCGGGTGCGGCGCATCGACGGAGGCGCCCGCCACGTCCAGCGCGAGCGGCACCATCGACGCCTGCCCCGCCGCGGCGCCTGCCGCGGACGCGAAGGCGATCACGCTGAACGGCGTCGCGGGCCGTGCCCTCGTCGTGCCGCCGACCGCACACGCGGCGCCGCGCATCACCGTCGACGCGCCCTACCGGGTGGACCGGTCCCAGACGGTCGTCGCCGAGGCGGGTTCGGGCGCGCTGCTGACCGAGAAGTCCGTGGTCACCGTCTGCTACCAGAGCGTGAACGGCCGGACGGGCGCGGTCTTCGACGACGCCTTCGCCCGCTCGACCTCGGCCGAGATCGCCCTGCCCGACGTGGTGACGGGCTTCCGGACCGCGCTCGTCGGGCAGCGGTCCGGCGCGACGGTGGTCACGGCCGTCACCGCGGCCGACGGGTACCCCAAGGGCGAGCCGCGGGCGGGCGTCGACCCGGGCGACACCCTGATCTTCGCGATCCGCGTCCTGGCGGCGAACTAGGTCACGCCGTGCAGCGCAGGCCCTCGGCCGGGGTCTTGAGGTCGCGCAGGTAGGCCGTCACCGCGTCGTCGACGCAGGCGTTGCCCTCCAGGGACACGGTGTGCTGGCTGCCCTCGAAGCTGATCAGGGAGGCATCGAGCTGTCGCGCGAGATTCACCCCGTTCTCGTACGGCGTCGCCGGATCGTGCGTGGTGGAGACGACGACCAGCTTCGGGGCGCCGACGGCGCTCGCCTCGTGCGGTTTGAGCGTGGGCGCCGCGGCCCAGAAGGCGCACGTCCCCTTCGCCGAGCGTCCGGTACCGCGACCGTCGTCGAGGAAGGGCGCGGCCTTGCGGATCTCGGTGTCGAGGCGGGACAGGTCGGCGGGGTCGGTCACGGCGGGGCCGTCGACGCAGTTGATGGCGGTGTTGGCGTCCATCATCGGCGAGTAACGGCCCAGCTCGTCGCGGTTGAGGTACAGGTCGGCGATGCGCTGCAGCAGGGAACCGTCGCCCCGCTGGAGTCCGGTGAGGCCGCGCCGCAGGGGTTCCCACAGCTGTTGCGCGTACATGGCCTGGATCGTGGCCGTGGTGGCGTCGCTGTAGCTCAGCTGCCGGCCGCCCGAGCCGCGGACCGTCTTGTCGATGAGCGGCCTGGTCAGCTGCTGGTACCGTTCCGTCGCCTTCGACGGGTCCGTGCCGACCGGGCAGGTCGGATACTTCGCGCAGTCCTTGGCCCAGTCGTCGAAGACGGTCTGGAAGCCGGCCATCTGCTGCACGCTCGAGGTGATCGAGTCCAGCGCGGGGTCGACGGCACCGTCGAGCACCATGGCCCGGACGCGGTCCGGGAAGGTCTCCGCGTAGACGGCGCCGATGAGCGTGCCGTAGCTGTAGCCGAGGTAGGTGAGCTTCGCGTCGCCGAGCACGGCGCGCAGCACGTCCAGGTCGCGGACGGTGTCGGCGGTCCCGACGTTCGCGAGGAACGTCTTGCCCATCTTCTGCGCGCAGAGGTCGGCCTGGGACTTGTTGAACGCCTCCTGCTTCGCGATCCCCGCGGGCGAGTTGTCGTAGGCCAGGGTGGACAGGCGGTTCTCGTCGCGCTGCTTGTCGCTGAAGCACTTCACGGCGGGCGAGCTCGCGCCCACGCCGCGCGGGTCCCAGCCCACCAGGTCGAAGCTGCGGGCGATCTCGAACTTGTCGGCCTCCATGGACTTGCCCGCGACCTGCTGCACGCCGGAGCCGCCCGGGCCGCCGGGGTTCATGAGGAGTGAGCCCCGGCGTTGCCCCGTGGCCTTGACCCGCGCGACGGCGAGCTTCGTCTCCCCCGCCGACGGATCGTCGTAGTCGATCGGCACCGTGAGCTGCGCGCACTCGAGCTTCGTCTTGTCGTACTCGGTGATGTCGTCGGCCTTGGCGACCGCGGCGCACGAGCCCCAGGCGAGCTGCTGCCCGTAGTACTTCTGGAGCGGCGCGGGGACGCCCGCCGCCGACGTCGCGGTGGAGGTGGCCGTGCTGGGAGCGGCGGATCCGCCCGCCGGTTCCGCGGTCCCGCCGATCTGGACCGAACATCCTGCGAGCGCCGCCGCGGAGAGGACCGCGAGCGCGGTCAGGAGGGGCTTGCCTGCCTTCATCCTTCCGATCCTGCCACGCGGCGCTCCCTCTTCCGGGGACGCTAGGGTTGAGCCATGACGCCCCTTCGTGTCGCGGCGTGCCAGATCAACCCCGTCGTGGGTGACCTGGACGCGAATGTCGCTCGGATCACCGCCGCAGCCCGGGACGCCGCGCAGCGCGGCGCGCAGGTCGCCGTGTTCGGCGAGATGGCCCTCACGGGCTACCCGGTGGAGGACCTGCTGTTGCGCCGGTCCTTCGCCGTCGACTCCCGCGAGGCCGTGCACGAGCTCGCCCGTTCCCTCGACGCGGCGGGCTGCGGCGACCTCGTCGTGGTGGTCGGTTTCCTGGACCGCGACCCGGACGCCCCGGAGACCAGCACCAACCCCACCGGCGGCGCCCGCAACGCCGCGGGCGTGCTGCACGGCGGCGAGCTCGTCGCCCGGTACGACAAGCACTTCCTGCCCAACTACGGCGTCTTCGACGAGAAGCGCTGGTTCACCCCGGGCGACCGGCTCGTGGTGCTCGACGTCGACGGGGTCCGCCTCGGCCTCGCGATCTGCGAGGACGTCTGGTGGCCCGACGGTCCCGTGGCCGGGCTGGGCGAGCTCGGCGTCGACGCGGTCCTGTGCCTCAACGCCAGCCCCTTCGAGGCGGGCAAGCCCGCGCAGCGCCGCGAGGTCGTCGCCGCCCGCGTCGCCGAGGGCGGCGCGCCGATGATCTACGTCAACCTGGTCGGTGGGCAGGACGAGCTCGTCTTCGACGGGGACTCGTTCGTCTTCCGGCCCGACGCCGGGGCGCTGACGCCGGGGCCGCAGTTCATCGAGTTCACACAGTTCGCCGACATCGCGCCGCTGGGCCGCGAACGGGCCCGCGCCGTCGATGGGT contains:
- a CDS encoding endonuclease/exonuclease/phosphatase family protein, with product MRFFFRTAASIVGTAALLGAILALVLHFWPGTDRITVAAAAVSPVLLVACIALAVVCLLYVRALLRLVLAVAVAAAGIWVQAPLWRGEPAPTGQALTVLTANIQVGAGDTDALAKLVRDNRVDVLAVLEVTDEAAQRIGASSIATDLPHSFVRSAALADGTALYSRHPLTSTGVVPGFVMNALTAVATVPGRGDVQLFALHPVPPLDAGTWDSELRRIGALLQGVPEGRPVVALGDYNATYDHVRFRSLLTGGYRDAGQLAGAGWLPTYPTDKAYPPVVGIDHVLLRGLGAASVSGHEVPGADHRAVLARVG
- the glnA gene encoding type I glutamate--ammonia ligase, with amino-acid sequence MDRQQEFVLRTIEERDIRFVRLWFTDVLGFLKSVAIAPAELEGAFTEGIGFDGSSIEGFSRVSEADTVAKPDPSTFQVLPWTSGDGEMHSVRMFCDIAMPDGTPSWGDSRHVLRRQLNRAADLGFSCYVHPEIEFYLLKKESGPHGMPIPADNGGYFDQAVHESAPNFRRKAIEALEAMGISVEFSHHEAGPGQQEIDLRYADALSMADNVMTFRYLVKEVAMTEGVKASFMPKPFSAHPGSGMHTHMSLFEGDSNAFHDPDDELQLSSTGKAFIAGILHHAPEISAVTNQWVNSYKRLVTGDEAPTAATWGAANRSAMVRVPLYTPNKASSRRIEVRSPDSACNPYLAFAVLCAAGLEGIKGGYELPEAAEDDVRQMTARERRSMGFKDLPASLDDALVLMEKSELVAETLGEHVFEYFLRNKWSEWNDYRAVVTPFELDRFLSL
- a CDS encoding FKBP-type peptidyl-prolyl cis-trans isomerase; this encodes MRASRPTLAVVAAVLAAGALTACSTPEASAACPTGAPSTANSPDWTYQGQTGSIVVTGPTDTASPQITVEKPFSVAQTHVQAFNPPGDGAVVGEAATVSVCYLGVNGRTGERFDSTYDRGKPASFSLDGVIPGFKKAIAGQKVGTSVGVAIAPMDGYVTGQPSAGIQAGDTLIFAIKILSAS
- a CDS encoding alpha/beta hydrolase, with the translated sequence MKAGKPLLTALAVLSAAALAGCSVQIGGTAEPAGGSAAPSTATSTATSAAGVPAPLQKYYGQQLAWGSCAAVAKADDITEYDKTKLECAQLTVPIDYDDPSAGETKLAVARVKATGQRRGSLLMNPGGPGGSGVQQVAGKSMEADKFEIARSFDLVGWDPRGVGASSPAVKCFSDKQRDENRLSTLAYDNSPAGIAKQEAFNKSQADLCAQKMGKTFLANVGTADTVRDLDVLRAVLGDAKLTYLGYSYGTLIGAVYAETFPDRVRAMVLDGAVDPALDSITSSVQQMAGFQTVFDDWAKDCAKYPTCPVGTDPSKATERYQQLTRPLIDKTVRGSGGRQLSYSDATTATIQAMYAQQLWEPLRRGLTGLQRGDGSLLQRIADLYLNRDELGRYSPMMDANTAINCVDGPAVTDPADLSRLDTEIRKAAPFLDDGRGTGRSAKGTCAFWAAAPTLKPHEASAVGAPKLVVVSTTHDPATPYENGVNLARQLDASLISFEGSQHTVSLEGNACVDDAVTAYLRDLKTPAEGLRCTA
- a CDS encoding bifunctional [glutamine synthetase] adenylyltransferase/[glutamine synthetase]-adenylyl-L-tyrosine phosphorylase, with amino-acid sequence MPPTNREVRRPSAGRLGLLDSNAEQNLESLGWANAECADVLWALSRAADPDWTLRALVRLRESAGDDWPEIAELIRGDKTFRGRLFGLLGASDALGDHLISHPASWRLLRDTAPLRSRDDLITAMLATVDAVKVPGRRDDDLLYRAAITGGAAIAALRDGYRDLVMVLAARDLAELVENEPTLPFSLVGAHLADLADAALTAALSVAVATVHPDSDPQGRLAVVAMGKCGARELNYVSDVDVIFVAEPADGASARLAGEMMRIGSAAFFDVDAALRPEGKAGSLTRTLESHVAYYKRWAKTWEFQALLKARPQTGDLELGHEYLGALSPMVWEAAEREDFVQDVQEMRRRVEENIAPDLRERELKLGRGGLRDVEFAVQLLQLVHGRTDETLRERSTVDALEALTVGGYVGRDDGANFTASYEFLRTLEHRLQLRRMERTHLLPPSDHEEAWRWLARAAHIRPDGDRDAAGVLRAELKRQSARVRRLHTKLFYRPLLDSIANLDADAVSLSDDAIVARLAALGFLQPQHALAHLKAMADSSRRGRIQTILLPTLLEWLSETPNPDAGLLNYRKLSEDLRDVEWYLRVLRDESVVAQRLMTVLGSSTFVAELLARSPEVIRLYSDGATGPKLIEPSPREVYNGMLAAVSRAHHRDRAIAVARAMRRSEIARVASADILGMMTVPEVCAALSSVWGAALDAALVSEVATSVVERESSRSAYPAGAPARIAVIGMGRLGGHEIGYGSDADVLFVCAPNEGYEDSDAVRWANQVADAVRTRLGAPSVDPGLEVDTGLRPEGRNGPVVRTLAAYRAYYQQWAQPWEVQALLRATHVAGDEDIAREFLHLVDETRYPEGGVSPTTVNELRRIKARVDSERLPRGADPATHTKLGRGGLSDVEWTVQLEQLRHASAVPALRNTSTLESLDAIEENELLPAADVELLRAAWLTATRARNALFLVRGKPVDQLPGPGAVLSNVAYVAGWRGTSLDFLDDYLRTTRRGRAVVDRVFWGE
- a CDS encoding FKBP-type peptidyl-prolyl cis-trans isomerase encodes the protein MDAPFARLTVAAAAACAVPLAGCGASTEAPATSSASGTIDACPAAAPAADAKAITLNGVAGRALVVPPTAHAAPRITVDAPYRVDRSQTVVAEAGSGALLTEKSVVTVCYQSVNGRTGAVFDDAFARSTSAEIALPDVVTGFRTALVGQRSGATVVTAVTAADGYPKGEPRAGVDPGDTLIFAIRVLAAN
- a CDS encoding nitroreductase family deazaflavin-dependent oxidoreductase produces the protein MRVLSVVVGAVVLLPLAAVAVILAGIRFRIRPILDLVRRINRDFTNPRSMGDAESPDSTRTVVRHVGRRSGKSYETPVDAFDTDRGTLLIALPYGPDTDWVRNIRAAGTVDLLRRGATMTASEPRVVATAAVLGEIPVGAQRTLRLFNVENCLELRVA